The nucleotide window TTGGAAAACTGAAGGTGCATTGCAAGAAACCCACTACAAAACAGCAAAACTTGCTGCTTGGACAACATTAATTGGTGCAGTATTAATTACAATTACTACCCCCATATTCTATGTAAGTGCGAGAAGTCGTTTGTTCGATCGACCATTAGTTTATATTTTTGCTGTCATTCCTTTAATAGGAGTGTGGTTAATTTGGCAATTGCTACAAAGTTTGAATCGTAAAGAAGAGCGTGCGCCTTTTGTTTGGACAATTTTACTCTTTTTGCTCACATTTATTGGGCTAGCATTAGTTGTATTTCCCTACATTATTCCAACCCGAATTACTATTTATGAAGCTGCCGCAGATCCCAGTTCATTAGTCATCATGATTATCTTCATTGGTTTTCTAATTCCTGTGATGTTGTTCTACAACCTATATCAATACGTTGTATTTCGCGGCAAAGTGACAGGTGGATCGTATGGGGAATAGAATAGAGTGACTAGTGGCTAGTGATTAGTTTTGAGTTTTGGAAAGCAAAGAAAGGGGCTGGAGGCAATTATTTTAAGTTTTGTTAGCGTAGCGGTGCCTTAGCACGTTTTAAATTTTGAATTGTGAATTAGAAGAATTTTCTTAACTCATAACTCATATCTCAGCACTCATAACTATCACTCGCTCCGGACTTCGTCCCGCTGCGAAGAAATCGCTCCTCGCTCCTCACCCCTATTTTCCGATATCCTCATTCCATAACTCAGGGTTTTTTTGAATAAATTCTTGCATCAAATTTTTACACTCATCTAAATCTAGATCGATGACTTCTACGCCGTGAGACTCCATAAATTCTTTGGCACCAGAAAAGGTTACAGATTCCCCAGCAATAACTTTTTTAATACCAAATTGGACAACTGCACCGGCACATAGATAGCAAGGCATTAAGGTAGAATACAGCGTTGTACCCTGATAAGTGCCAATTCTGCCAGCATTACGCAAACAATCGATTTCTGCATGAGTCACAGGATCGGCGTCTTGAACGCGCTTATTGTGTCCTTTACCAAGAACTTCTCCATCTTTGACTAGTACAGAACCGATGGGGATACCACCTTCATCTCGCCCTTGTTTTGCTTGGGCGATCGCGGCCGTCATAAACTCGTCCATAAATTCTCCCTTACTATGACCAAACAACTTGTCCTCATGGATCACGATGGTGGTGTTGATGATTATCTCGCAACCATGCTACTTATGACGATGGATAGCATACAACCTTTAGGCATAGTCGTGACTCCCGCCGATTGTTACGCCCAACCTGCTGTAAGTGCTACGCGCAAAATTCTAGATTTGATGGGGCGTGAGATTCCTGTTGCAGAAAGTACCGTACGTGGTATTAATCCTTTTCCAAGACTTTACCGCCGCGATTCTTTCATCGTGGATCATCTGCCGATTCTCAATCAAAGTGAAATCCGTACGCCTTTGGTTTCTGAATCAGGACAAGAATTTATGATACGGGTGTTACTTGATGCGCCTGAGCCTGTGACACTCATGGTAACAGGTCCACTAACAACCCTTGCAGTTGCTTTAGATACCGCACCGGAAATTGAGACGAAAATTGCCAAAATCGTCTGGATGGGTGGGGCGCTGAATGTTCCAGGAAATGTTGAAAAAAGCTTTGAAGCTGGACAAGATGGATCTGCTGAGTGGAATGTATACTGGGACCCAATTTCAGCAGCGCGAGTCTGGAAAACTGCAATTGAAATTGTCATGTGTCCTTTAGATTTAACAAATACTGTCCCTGTTACTTCAGAAATTGTCTATCAAATGGGCAAACAGCGCCAGTACCCACTCTCTGATTTAGCGGGACAATGTTATGCCTTGGTGATTCCGCAAGATTACTATTTCTGGGATGTCTTAGCAACTGCATATCTAGCGCATCCAGAGTTTTATGAACTACGAGAATGGGAAACAGAAATTATGACAACTGGTGCGAGTCAAGGGCGCACGAAGATAACTGCTGGTGGGCGTAAAGTTTGGGCAATGGATCGAGTTGATAAATCTCGTTTTTATTCTTATATTTTGCAACAGTGGCGACGATAAATGAAGATAGGATTAAGATGATTGAACCATATTAGCGCAGCCTTCCCGTAGGATAGACACAAAAAGCACAAAAAGAAGAAGTATTGAAGTTTTATAAATTATAAAATAGATTGCTGTAAGTAGTTTAATCCTTTAAAAAGAGCAGATACGGTTCCGGCAACGTTGATTTCTCCTGCTGCAATTTTTTCTATTACTTTTGAGATGGGAAGGAGTATAATTTCTATATCTTCTGTAATATCTAATTGTTGTTGAACCACTTTTTTAACATCTTGAGCGACAAATAAATAAATTTTGTTTGAGTCTTTAACAGGATTATCATAGAGAACTCCTAGCGGTATTGCTGTTTGGGCTATGTATCCAGTTTCTTCTCTTAATTCTCGTAATGCAGCATCTTGCGGATCTTCAATCTCAAAATTAAATGTACCTGCAGGGAGTTCTAATAAAATCTCACCTGCCCCATGCCGATATTGCCGCACAAAAACAATTTCTTGATTACTGGTAACTGGTAAGATTAAAGCAACGTCAAGCCTAAGATTAACAAAATAATCATCAACTATCTTACCATTAGGCAATTTAACTTCATCTTGACGAACTTTACACCATTGATTATTAATTACCATTTGAGAGCTTAAAATTTTCCATTTCCTTAAATGCATACATCACTAAAGGTTAAAATAACATTCAAAACTTTAACACATACACTAATACTAAATAATAAATCCTCTCTTCCTCTTGACTCTGTGTTCCCTGTGTCTGGAGTGGTAGCCTGCGGCATGCCCTTCGGGTTCGCAGTCGCTTCAAGTCGGCACCGCCCAACGCGCTGCTCACCGCTCCGCGTCTACATTTAAAAAATAATCTCCCCGCCATGCGAATTGAAATCAAAACTTTTACAGTAAATAAACGCTTTCCACTAACAATTAGTCGCGGCACAACTGCCCAGACAACAAATGTGTGGGTCAAGTTAGAACAAGATGGTATTGTTAGTTGGGGAGAAGCATCGCCGTTTTCATTAGGGAATTATCGGCAATCTACAGCAATTCTGACAGCAGCATTGCAGCAAGTTGCACCAATGTTAGAAGTATACAGCCCTCTACAACGACAGCAAATTGAAGGTGTATTAAATACTCAACTACCTTCAGCAGCAAAAGCCGCAGTAGATGTGGCGTTACATGACTGGCTTGGCAAGTACGTGGGTTTACCACTGTGGCAAATCTGGGGATTAGATTGCTCGCGCATTGTTCCTACTTCTGTCACAATTGGTATTAATACCCCTGAAAATGCTAAAGCAAGAGTACGCGCTTGGCTACAATTTGCTGATGTGCGTGTCATTAAAGTGAAGTTGGGTAATCCCGCTGGAATTAATGCAGATCGCGAGATGTTTTTAGCAGTTCAAAAAGAAGCAACGACACAGGATATATTTGTTGATGCAAATGGTGGATGGAATTTAGAAGATGCGATTGAGATGTGCAAGTGGTTAGCTGAATTAGGTATTAAGTATGTTGAACAACCTTTGGCACAAGGAGAAGAAAATAAACTAGCAGAACTTAAGAAGCGATCGCCTCTCCCCATATTTGTTGACGAAAGCTGTCACACTAGTCGCGATATTCCTCAACTCGCACCATTAATTGATGGCATTAATATCAAACTAATGAAAGCTGGGGGTTTAACCGAAGCAATGCGTATGGTACATACTGCCCGCGCTTATGGGTTACAAGTAATGTTCGGTTGCTATTCTGATAGTACGCTAGCAAATACTGCCGCCGCGCAACTTTCCCCACTAGCAGATTATCTAGATTTAGATAGCCATATGAATTTAATCGACGATCCGTTCATAGGTGCAACGCTACAAGCAGGGCGAATTATTCCAAATAATAAACCAGGATTAGGAGTAGAATGCAGTGCAGCTTGAAGATCGTCAACGAATTGCAATTCTTCTGCATGAAGGAATTCGAGGTAATGGTAATGGCAAAACAGGGTTAGCACTGTTACGCTATAGCGAAGTCCCAGTTGTTGCCGTAATTGATAAAGACTGTGCAGGAGAATCCTTAGTTGCATTAACAGAAATACCTCTTGATGTTCCTATAGTTGCATCGGTAGCTGATGCATTAATTTATACACCAGATGTCCTGACGATTGGAATTGCACCTTCAGGAGGCGTGTTACCGCAAGCATGGTTGCAGGAAATTCAATGTGCAGTTGCTGCAGGATTATCGGTAGTTAATGGATTGCACACACCACTGGCAACAATACCAGAGTTGCGATCGCACCTACGCGAAGGACAATGGATCTGGGATGTACGCCAAGAACCAGCTAATTTAGGAATCGCAAGTGCTAAAGCGCGATCGCTATCATGTCGCCGTGTATTAACTGTTGGTACAGATATGGCTGTCGGGAAAATGTCTGCAAGTCTAGAACTCAACGCCGCAGCAAAAAAACAAGGATTGCGTTCTAAATTCCTCGCAACAGGACAAGCAGGAATTATGATCTCTGGTGATGGTATCCCTTTAGATGCGGTGCGTGTAGATTTCGCCGCCGGTGCTGTTGAACAACTCGTTTTACGCTACGGTGCAGATTACGATATTTTATTCATTGAAGGACAAGGTTCAATCTTACATCCTGGTTCGACTGCAACTTTACCTCTGATTCGCGGAACGCAACCAACGCATTTAATTTTAGTCCATCGTGCCGGACAAACTCATATTCGCAACCATTCACATGTCCCAATTCCACCATTATCTGAAGTCGTGAAACTCTACGAAAACCTTGCAACAGCAGGAGGTGCTTTTGCACCTGTTAAAGTTATCGGAATCGCCCTCAATACTGCGCATCTAGATGAATTAGCAGCAAAGCAAGCGATCTCCCAAATTCAAGCCGAAACAAATTTACCCTGCACAGATGCTGTCCGTTTTAATCCAAAAGCACTATTAAACGCAGTATACCAAAACTAAAACTTTTTATTGAATTATGCGTATAAGACAACTCGTGGTTGCTGCGAGAAAGCTTGTATTAATCTTATGTTTTTTCACTAAAAATACTTAGCTTTCTTATCACTTGCAGTAGATAAAACTTTTTATTCGTTACCTTTGAGACAACATACTGTAGAACAAGGCTATAAATCTATAGTATCAAGAAATACATAAAGATCCCGCATATTTAGAAAACAGCTTGATATTCCTTTTTCTTCATATTCTTGAGAATTTCAATCACCAACTGTCGTTGTTTTGGCGTCAACTTTCTCAAACTATCTCCCCACAGTTGTTCAATAGCTTTTTGGTGAGCATCATTATTGTTGTTCGCATTGTCTTTTGAGTTATTCATGTCAATATCTTCTTGTCTGGAAGATGAACTGCATAGATAGTGTTGATCTAGATATACAAAACCTAAAACAACTGACTTAATAAGAAAAACCTTACTTTAACTAAGAATAAACAAAGTAGTAAGAGTTTATCTGTACGGTTCCGAACATATAAAATAACTAGTGTGAAATAGCCTGAGTAAGCTAGTCATCCTTAGTGCCAAGTAAACGCTGAAATTCTGCTTTAATGACCTGATAACACTCACATGCCGTCAATTCCAGTGTTTCTCGATTTGTGATGTTGATTTTGCCACGACTGTAGCGAATCATTCCGGCTTTACTCAGAGTACTTGCAGCTACCGTAACACCACTGCGGCGCGTACCTAGCATTTGGGCAAGAAATTCTTGTGTCAAAGGTAATTCTTCTGACTCGACGCGATCGCTTACCGTCAATAGCCAGCGCGAAAGCCTTTCTTCTAGTGTGTGTAAACGATTACAAGCAGCAGATTGTCCAAGTTGAGTATAAATCGCCTGTGTATAACGCAGTAAGAGTTTTTGTAAAGCACCACCTCGATAAAACTCCTCTTTTAACACCTCAGCTTTTAGTTTCAGGACGTTACCTGGAATTTGCACCACTGTTTGGTGAACTGCTGTATCATCCCCCCAACATACAGGGATACCTGCTATCCCTTCTTTACCAATCACTCCTACTTCAATCGTCGATCCATCTTGCATGATAGAGACAACAGAAACCATAGCTGTTGTCGGAAAGTACACATCAAAAATGACTTCTCCAGTATTATGCAATACCCTTTGAAAGGGCAGTGAAAGATTTTCTAGATAGGGAGCAAGACGCTGATAATCTTCAGCAGGTAAAGCCGCAAGCAACTTGTTGCCTTGCCGATTCAAATTTTCGCTCATTTATCCTAAAAACTTCCTAAGTATAAAGTAGTGTTGTGTCACTAAAAACACTATAGATTGCTACCTGAAGACTAAGAATCTATCCTTTAACGCTAGGATAACTTTACTACTCGAAAACAATTTTACGAGTTTTTACTATGAAAGCAGAAAAACATCCGATCAGATTAAATCACTAAAACGCAATATCAAATCTTAAGTATTTCTTTGTTTTTTTTGAGAACGAAAAACCTTCAACCTTATTAAGGCTAGAAATATCCAGCTACTGCCATGTAATTGAATTTTTGAGTTATAAATATTGATCTTTAATCAATGACAAAATATTCAATTTGCAAATATTATTAATAAAATTAGGTCAGATGACACATGGCTAATAGTGAATAGTTAATTGTTGCTTCACTGACCATTAACCAATAACAGCCCTCAAATGACACTTCTTTTCACTCACTTACCTAACTCATCGCTATATCTAGAAAAAATTGCCTAAACTGAGAATAAATTCAACCAGCGATCGAGCCTTCCTATCATGAAACTTCCCTGGAACTCACTGTTGCTAAGCTTGAACTTGGTGATATTTTCTGCTGGAACATCAATTGTCCTTGCTGAACCTTCAGTTAGCGATCCTCCTAATGCGATCGTAGTACCCATAGAAGGAGAAACAGAAACGCAACCCGCATCTACACAAGAAATTGTTGATAAAATTAACAGCGCTTCAACTTTAAGTTCGGAAGAAATAGCGCGTCAACAAAAGTTGATTGAAGCCGATCGCTTGTATTTAGGAGGACAATTCGCAGCAGCTGAAAAAATCTATCGGGAAGTCAAAGCACCATTTCCCACAGTATCAACTGAAATTGTACAACGTCCGCCAGCAATTATCAATCCCGCTCAACTTCCACCCGCAGGTAAAGTTTATTGGCGAGAAGCAGAAGCAGCCTTCCAACATAAAGTTGCTAGTAGAATGATGGTACCACTGCGGTTGTTGGTGGAACAATATCCAGAATTTATTCCTGGTCATCTGCGACTCGCCCAAGCATTACAAAAATTTGACCATAACTCTGAAGCGATCGCCGTTTTAGAACGTGCTGTCACACTTTATCCCGAACAATCTGAATTAGTGAAAGCTAAAGTAGCATTACTTGCCGAATCCAAACAATGGATGGAAGCGTCCCTCGCAGCGCGTCAATTTGCTTTACTCAGAAGTTTAAACGCAGAACACGCTAACGAATTTACCCAACTTGCAGACACGCACCTCGAACGCTATCAAAAGCACTTGCGTAGCGAGTTGAGAGGAAATATGATTGCCAATGTCCTCACTGGTGCATTAGGTTACGCACTTACAGGTAATCTTTTTGGTCCTTTTTCGGCAGTGCAAACAACCGCAATGTTGCTTCGTGGCGAATCAGCTGTTGGTGAATCTGTCGCCAACCAAGCGCGGGAACAGCTAGAAATCGTGACTGATAAAACAGTTGTAGATTATGTTAATGAAATTGGACAAAGACTCGCGCAAGTTGCTGGTAGAAAAGATTTTCAATACGAATTTTATATAGTTTTAGATAAAGACTTAAACGCTTTTGCGCTACCAGGCGGTAAGGTATTTGTCAATGCTGGAGCAATTACAAGCACTAACTCTGAAGCAGAATTAGCAGGGTTGCTGGCGCATGAATTAGCCCACGCCGTTTTATCACATGGTTTTCAGTTAGTTGCTGGAGGGAACCTTGTTGCTAACGTGACGCGATTTTTCCCTTATGGTGGGACTGTCGCAAATCTTGTTGCACTCAACTACAGCCGCGAAATGGAACAGGAAGCCGACATGTTAGGTACACGACTTCTCGCTTCGACTGGCTATGCTGCCGATGGCTTACGCAACTTAATGGTAACACTAAAACAAGAAGAAACACGCACAGCTTTTAGTTGGTTATCTTCACATCCACCTACAAGCGATCGCATTGGCTATCTCGAATCAATTATTCAGCGCCACGGTTACAACCGCTACGCTTACGAGGGAGTTGCCAGACACACTCAGATCAAACAAAGAGTAGAAAAATTGCTACAACAGAAACAATCCGAACCTAAAAAGCATCAACGATAAGTAAATAGGGAATGGGGTAGTTGAGTAGTAGAGCATGAGGGAAAAATAGCAATTAAATCTCTTCATCTCTCCCACACTCCTACTCTACAACACTCCCACACTCCTACTCTCCCACTATTCATCCCTAATCCTTCTTTTACATCGAGGAGTCGTTTATGTCACCACAGTTGCAATTTGCTTGGCGAGGTATTGGTTTATCTGTCGGGGTAGCAACACTGTTACTTGGTAATAGCGTTATAGCTGCGCCACAATATAACTGGATTGCGCAGGTCAATCCTACCGTACCACCTGTTGTTGTTGATACAGAACCATTACCACCAGTGCCAGGAACAACACCACCTAATGGTTCCACAGTTCCCAGCGTCACAACTGCTACGCGGTTTACTTGTCAATTGAATAACGGTCAGTATACAGTCATGTATCAGCCCGAAAGCCAGCCAAGCCGCTTTTTCCCCTGGGCTACTCCAACAGCTTTAGGTGGTGGTTGGAGCGAACAACGACGTTGTGAAGAAATTAGTCGTCGCTTAGAAGCATATCGCCCAGATGGTTTACTAGAACTCACAACAGGCGTAGAAAATAATTATAATACTGTTTGCGTGATCACGCAGCGCAACAATTCATCTTGTCGCATTGTCTTTACCGTACCTCCAGGGCAAGACCCAATCTTAACTCGCGATCGCGTCTTTGAAAACCTCACAGTTGCTGATAGCGGTCAACAGACAACTGGAGTTTATACCTATACAAATCGTGGTAATGAACTCGATCGGCTATTTAACTTAGGACGTTCTGTTATTGGCGGTAACAATCGACGTTCTTCACGAAGCATTAACTTAAGACCTTTCCTCGATCGCGCTGACGGTGGTAACGGAACTCAACTCAGCGGTGGTGTTCCTGCACGTAATAATACACAATCGCAACCAGGTACTAGAAGACTTAACCCCAGCAACTTTTAGCTGCTAAAGTATAGCTAATTGCCAATAGAAGAATCGCCAAGAGCTAAATATGGTTAATCGCGATCGCATTCAACCAGAACCAGGACAAGAATCAGTGTGGGATTATCCTCGTCCGCCACGTTTAGAAGACGTTAATAAGCATATTCAGGTTGTTTTCAACGAAATTGCGATCGCTGATACCCATCATGCCAAACGAGTACTAGAAACAAGTCATCCACCTGTTTATTACATCCCGCCTAGTGATATCAAAATGGAGTACCTTATTCGTACTCCTCAATCGAGTTTTTGTGAGTGGAAAGGACTTGCAGGCTATTACACAGTTGCAGTAAGTGACAAACAAGTTCCAAATGCTGCTTGGTTTTACCCCGATCCTACTCCTACTTTTGCTGCAATTAAAGACTATGTCGCTTTCTATCCACATTTGATGGCTGCTTGTTACGTCAATGGTGAGAAAGTGCAACCACAACCAGGAAACTTCTACGGCGGTTGGATCACCAGTGATATTGTTGGTCCATTCAAAGGTAGTCCTGGAACCTGGGGATGGTAGTTCTTTGCTGTAAAAACTCAAGCAACCAATTAAGCTGAAGTGAAAAAATACCGCCTGAAAAACAGCAAGATCCGATCAATCAACACGGAAAAATAATGACCCTACAAAGCAAAATTGTTGAAGTTGAAGAAGCTAGAAAAGTGGTAGGGGAGTTTAGAAGCGTTGTTGAAGATTTTGAAGCGAGAGGATTAACCATAGAAGTTTAGAGCGAATAAATTTAAAAATTAGTTGAGCCGACAAGATGATGCTAATATCAGGAAAATCACACGAAAACAAGCAGATATACTGATATGTATTAATAAATATAGAGATTCTAGAATAGAGAATATACGTAATAAGTTAAAGCAAAATTTACTAAATTTAAAATATAGTGTTAGTAACATAGAAAAGGAAATTCAAACTTGAATAATGTATTGATTTTCCTCAGTAATATTAGTAGCGTAATTAATCATTTGGCTAACATTTTAAATTGATGTTACCAGGTTAGTATCAAAAATTATCATCAAGTTGGTGATAGTATTGTCTTAGTATAAACATGAGTATCTTAATACTTCTACAACACTTCCTCTGTTATCAAACTACAGAATCAACTACAAGCATTGCAGTGTAATAACGATTGTGATTGCAATTTAGCTACTTGTATAGGAATTGTATGAATACAACAGAACCAGGCGATCGCGAACACCTAGAGAATTTTAAAATATTCTCCAAGCACGTTGGTGTATGGGAAGGCATTTGGGTGCGCTTAGATGCAAACGCTAAAGAAATTGAGCAATTTACAGGTGTTGTGAAGAAAA belongs to Gloeocapsopsis sp. IPPAS B-1203 and includes:
- a CDS encoding nucleoside deaminase; the protein is MDEFMTAAIAQAKQGRDEGGIPIGSVLVKDGEVLGKGHNKRVQDADPVTHAEIDCLRNAGRIGTYQGTTLYSTLMPCYLCAGAVVQFGIKKVIAGESVTFSGAKEFMESHGVEVIDLDLDECKNLMQEFIQKNPELWNEDIGK
- a CDS encoding nucleoside hydrolase; protein product: MTKQLVLMDHDGGVDDYLATMLLMTMDSIQPLGIVVTPADCYAQPAVSATRKILDLMGREIPVAESTVRGINPFPRLYRRDSFIVDHLPILNQSEIRTPLVSESGQEFMIRVLLDAPEPVTLMVTGPLTTLAVALDTAPEIETKIAKIVWMGGALNVPGNVEKSFEAGQDGSAEWNVYWDPISAARVWKTAIEIVMCPLDLTNTVPVTSEIVYQMGKQRQYPLSDLAGQCYALVIPQDYYFWDVLATAYLAHPEFYELREWETEIMTTGASQGRTKITAGGRKVWAMDRVDKSRFYSYILQQWRR
- a CDS encoding NUDIX hydrolase, whose amino-acid sequence is MHLRKWKILSSQMVINNQWCKVRQDEVKLPNGKIVDDYFVNLRLDVALILPVTSNQEIVFVRQYRHGAGEILLELPAGTFNFEIEDPQDAALRELREETGYIAQTAIPLGVLYDNPVKDSNKIYLFVAQDVKKVVQQQLDITEDIEIILLPISKVIEKIAAGEINVAGTVSALFKGLNYLQQSIL
- a CDS encoding dipeptide epimerase, producing the protein MRIEIKTFTVNKRFPLTISRGTTAQTTNVWVKLEQDGIVSWGEASPFSLGNYRQSTAILTAALQQVAPMLEVYSPLQRQQIEGVLNTQLPSAAKAAVDVALHDWLGKYVGLPLWQIWGLDCSRIVPTSVTIGINTPENAKARVRAWLQFADVRVIKVKLGNPAGINADREMFLAVQKEATTQDIFVDANGGWNLEDAIEMCKWLAELGIKYVEQPLAQGEENKLAELKKRSPLPIFVDESCHTSRDIPQLAPLIDGINIKLMKAGGLTEAMRMVHTARAYGLQVMFGCYSDSTLANTAAAQLSPLADYLDLDSHMNLIDDPFIGATLQAGRIIPNNKPGLGVECSAA
- a CDS encoding DUF1611 domain-containing protein; this translates as MQLEDRQRIAILLHEGIRGNGNGKTGLALLRYSEVPVVAVIDKDCAGESLVALTEIPLDVPIVASVADALIYTPDVLTIGIAPSGGVLPQAWLQEIQCAVAAGLSVVNGLHTPLATIPELRSHLREGQWIWDVRQEPANLGIASAKARSLSCRRVLTVGTDMAVGKMSASLELNAAAKKQGLRSKFLATGQAGIMISGDGIPLDAVRVDFAAGAVEQLVLRYGADYDILFIEGQGSILHPGSTATLPLIRGTQPTHLILVHRAGQTHIRNHSHVPIPPLSEVVKLYENLATAGGAFAPVKVIGIALNTAHLDELAAKQAISQIQAETNLPCTDAVRFNPKALLNAVYQN
- a CDS encoding Crp/Fnr family transcriptional regulator; its protein translation is MSENLNRQGNKLLAALPAEDYQRLAPYLENLSLPFQRVLHNTGEVIFDVYFPTTAMVSVVSIMQDGSTIEVGVIGKEGIAGIPVCWGDDTAVHQTVVQIPGNVLKLKAEVLKEEFYRGGALQKLLLRYTQAIYTQLGQSAACNRLHTLEERLSRWLLTVSDRVESEELPLTQEFLAQMLGTRRSGVTVAASTLSKAGMIRYSRGKINITNRETLELTACECYQVIKAEFQRLLGTKDD
- a CDS encoding M48 family metallopeptidase — protein: MKLPWNSLLLSLNLVIFSAGTSIVLAEPSVSDPPNAIVVPIEGETETQPASTQEIVDKINSASTLSSEEIARQQKLIEADRLYLGGQFAAAEKIYREVKAPFPTVSTEIVQRPPAIINPAQLPPAGKVYWREAEAAFQHKVASRMMVPLRLLVEQYPEFIPGHLRLAQALQKFDHNSEAIAVLERAVTLYPEQSELVKAKVALLAESKQWMEASLAARQFALLRSLNAEHANEFTQLADTHLERYQKHLRSELRGNMIANVLTGALGYALTGNLFGPFSAVQTTAMLLRGESAVGESVANQAREQLEIVTDKTVVDYVNEIGQRLAQVAGRKDFQYEFYIVLDKDLNAFALPGGKVFVNAGAITSTNSEAELAGLLAHELAHAVLSHGFQLVAGGNLVANVTRFFPYGGTVANLVALNYSREMEQEADMLGTRLLASTGYAADGLRNLMVTLKQEETRTAFSWLSSHPPTSDRIGYLESIIQRHGYNRYAYEGVARHTQIKQRVEKLLQQKQSEPKKHQR
- a CDS encoding COP23 domain-containing protein, which encodes MSPQLQFAWRGIGLSVGVATLLLGNSVIAAPQYNWIAQVNPTVPPVVVDTEPLPPVPGTTPPNGSTVPSVTTATRFTCQLNNGQYTVMYQPESQPSRFFPWATPTALGGGWSEQRRCEEISRRLEAYRPDGLLELTTGVENNYNTVCVITQRNNSSCRIVFTVPPGQDPILTRDRVFENLTVADSGQQTTGVYTYTNRGNELDRLFNLGRSVIGGNNRRSSRSINLRPFLDRADGGNGTQLSGGVPARNNTQSQPGTRRLNPSNF
- a CDS encoding DUF427 domain-containing protein — its product is MVNRDRIQPEPGQESVWDYPRPPRLEDVNKHIQVVFNEIAIADTHHAKRVLETSHPPVYYIPPSDIKMEYLIRTPQSSFCEWKGLAGYYTVAVSDKQVPNAAWFYPDPTPTFAAIKDYVAFYPHLMAACYVNGEKVQPQPGNFYGGWITSDIVGPFKGSPGTWGW